The Salinibaculum sp. SYNS191 genome has a window encoding:
- the glmM gene encoding phosphoglucosamine mutase, with amino-acid sequence MNVFGSSGVRGVTNEKLTPDFALSVAQAAGREFGADRVALARDTRRTGRMLADSVASGLESVGCAVDRLGVVPTPGLQAYCEREGIPGVMVTASHNPPQYNGIKLVGKSGVELTRDRLETVESYLDEEPALVGWDEVGDSTHVEGARRHYREQLLSAVDCEAVADADLTVAIDPGHGAGALTSAEFFRELGCSVLTVNGQADGRFPGRDPEPVEANLADLQRLVRTTDADVGIAHDGDADRAIFVDETGAFVEGDAALAALAAAELEAGDVAVSAVNASQRLVDVVDAAGADLRLTPIGSTNIITAIRELQADGHHVAIAGEGNGGILFPDYRIARDGAYTAARFCEHLVDRPVSELVAGFDGYHNVRHNVAYDSDGERAAMLRAIEDFADRADADVDTTDGYRLDYGDGWVLARPSGTEPVVRVYAEARERERASDLARALVDAVESA; translated from the coding sequence ATGAACGTCTTCGGGTCAAGCGGCGTCCGCGGGGTCACAAACGAGAAACTCACCCCGGACTTCGCGCTCTCCGTGGCACAGGCGGCGGGTCGGGAGTTCGGGGCCGACCGGGTCGCGCTCGCACGAGACACGCGGCGAACGGGGCGGATGCTCGCCGACAGCGTCGCCAGCGGCCTCGAAAGCGTCGGCTGTGCCGTCGACCGCCTCGGCGTCGTCCCGACGCCCGGCCTCCAGGCGTACTGCGAGCGGGAGGGGATTCCCGGCGTCATGGTCACGGCGTCGCACAACCCGCCCCAGTACAACGGCATCAAACTCGTCGGGAAAAGCGGCGTCGAACTCACGCGGGACCGCCTGGAGACGGTCGAGAGCTACCTCGACGAGGAACCCGCGCTCGTCGGCTGGGACGAGGTCGGCGACTCCACCCACGTCGAGGGCGCGCGCCGGCACTACCGCGAGCAACTGCTCTCGGCCGTGGACTGCGAGGCCGTGGCCGACGCCGACCTCACCGTGGCTATCGACCCGGGCCACGGCGCGGGCGCGCTCACCAGCGCCGAGTTCTTCCGCGAGCTGGGCTGTTCGGTGCTGACCGTCAACGGCCAGGCCGACGGCCGCTTCCCCGGCCGGGATCCCGAACCGGTCGAGGCGAACCTCGCCGACCTCCAGCGGCTCGTCCGAACCACGGACGCCGACGTCGGCATCGCCCACGACGGCGACGCCGACCGCGCCATCTTCGTCGACGAGACCGGGGCGTTCGTGGAGGGCGACGCCGCACTCGCCGCGCTCGCGGCCGCCGAACTGGAGGCCGGCGACGTGGCCGTCTCGGCAGTCAACGCCTCCCAGCGGCTCGTCGACGTGGTCGACGCCGCGGGGGCGGACCTCCGGCTGACGCCCATCGGGAGCACGAACATCATCACCGCCATCCGCGAACTCCAGGCCGACGGCCACCACGTCGCCATCGCCGGCGAGGGCAACGGCGGCATCCTCTTTCCGGACTACCGCATCGCCCGCGACGGGGCCTACACCGCGGCCCGCTTTTGCGAGCACCTGGTCGACCGGCCGGTCAGCGAACTCGTCGCCGGTTTCGACGGGTACCACAACGTCCGTCACAACGTCGCCTACGACAGCGACGGCGAGCGCGCGGCGATGCTCCGGGCCATCGAGGACTTCGCCGACCGCGCCGACGCCGACGTCGACACCACCGACGGCTACCGGCTGGACTACGGCGACGGCTGGGTGCTGGCCCGCCCGAGCGGCACCGAACCCGTCGTCCGCGTCTACGCGGAGGCTCGCGAGCGCGAACGCGCCAGCGACCTCGCCCGGGCGCTCGTCGACGCCGTCGAGTCGGCCTGA
- a CDS encoding FAD-dependent oxidoreductase, protein MASVIVVGGGAAGLTAALFTAKNGLETTVFDTDGTWLHKAHLFNYPGIGSVDGSVFVETLRDQCADFGVERHQGVEVSDVAADGDGFTVTHDEGEASADYLVLATGANRDLAEELGCAFDGDVVDVDVSMETSVEGAYATGAMVRAEEWQAVISAGDGAAAALNILSEEKGEHFHDFDTPADAEDLFGGMAGE, encoded by the coding sequence ATGGCGAGTGTTATCGTGGTCGGCGGCGGTGCGGCCGGCCTCACAGCGGCGCTGTTCACGGCGAAGAACGGACTGGAGACGACCGTCTTCGACACCGACGGGACGTGGTTGCACAAGGCCCACCTGTTCAACTACCCCGGCATCGGCTCCGTCGACGGGTCGGTGTTCGTCGAGACGCTCCGGGACCAGTGCGCGGACTTCGGCGTCGAGCGCCACCAGGGCGTCGAGGTCAGCGACGTCGCCGCCGACGGGGACGGGTTCACCGTCACCCACGACGAGGGTGAGGCGAGCGCGGACTACCTCGTGCTGGCGACCGGCGCGAACCGCGACCTGGCCGAGGAACTGGGCTGTGCCTTCGACGGCGACGTGGTCGACGTGGACGTGAGCATGGAGACGTCCGTCGAGGGTGCCTACGCGACCGGGGCGATGGTGCGCGCCGAGGAGTGGCAGGCGGTCATCTCCGCGGGCGACGGCGCGGCCGCCGCGCTCAATATCCTCAGCGAGGAGAAGGGCGAGCACTTCCACGACTTCGACACGCCCGCCGACGCCGAGGACCTGTTCGGCGGGATGGCCGGCGAGTAG
- a CDS encoding S9 family peptidase, whose amino-acid sequence MTSVEDIDVIEELARLPTLAHPTVSPDGSEVALYYDGSGRNELHVLDVASGELRQWSDGEVPRNARWYLEWGADGDRVFFHLDEGGNEQNDVHALHRDGTVEPVVEMDGQVSVNDVGADGETLLLGSSRDGQMNVYSHDLTSGETTKITDYDRAVWTADLSPDGDAVAYATNETDDYDNRDVYVADADGSNPRNLDIGEVGAEATPADWGPDGDRLLVGDNSEDLGRIGVYDLTSDDVRWLGDGEFEEAPTAFLPGGDRVVGTRDRDAVTVPVVYDLETGEGREFDIPDGVATFGQYPGAGDPVVDEDHVVVTHTTPTKRPELLLYDLATDEYETLVAAEHGPFDRADFADAEYFTVDSDGVPETAAEAVDHDPSDELEIGALLYDSGERPSPLVVNPHGGPRGRDSMRFDIYTQVLAAQGFSVLKVNYRGSTGRGREFVERLIEDWGGAEQGDVAIAAEDVLSEYDWLDDERVVVFGGSYGGYSAYWQLVQYPDLYDAGVAWIGLTDLEDMFENTMPHYRTEIMEKYMGTPEDNPDLYEQRSPVTHADNLDAPLFVVHGVNDRRVPVSQARIFRERLEDLGYDAGEDFEYEELGEEGHASSDQEQKLRMFRMLTDFLDRRV is encoded by the coding sequence ATGACATCTGTCGAGGATATCGACGTTATCGAAGAACTCGCCCGCCTGCCGACTCTTGCCCACCCGACTGTCTCTCCCGACGGGAGCGAGGTCGCCCTCTACTACGACGGCTCCGGCCGCAACGAACTCCACGTCCTCGACGTCGCGTCCGGGGAATTGCGACAGTGGAGCGACGGCGAGGTCCCCCGCAACGCCCGCTGGTACCTGGAGTGGGGTGCCGACGGCGACCGCGTGTTCTTCCACCTCGACGAGGGCGGCAACGAGCAAAACGACGTCCACGCGCTCCACCGGGACGGGACGGTCGAACCCGTCGTCGAGATGGACGGCCAGGTCTCCGTCAACGACGTCGGCGCGGACGGCGAGACCCTGCTACTCGGGTCCAGCCGCGACGGCCAGATGAACGTCTACAGCCACGACCTCACCAGCGGCGAGACGACCAAGATTACCGACTACGACCGTGCGGTCTGGACGGCCGACCTCTCGCCGGACGGCGACGCCGTCGCCTACGCCACCAACGAGACCGACGACTACGACAACCGCGATGTCTACGTCGCTGACGCGGACGGGTCGAATCCCCGCAACCTCGACATCGGCGAGGTCGGCGCGGAGGCGACCCCCGCCGACTGGGGCCCCGACGGCGACCGCCTGCTCGTGGGCGACAACTCCGAGGACCTTGGTCGGATTGGCGTCTACGACCTGACGAGCGACGACGTGCGGTGGCTCGGCGACGGCGAGTTCGAGGAGGCTCCGACCGCCTTCCTGCCCGGCGGCGACCGCGTCGTCGGCACCCGCGACCGCGACGCCGTCACCGTCCCCGTCGTCTACGACCTCGAAACCGGCGAGGGCCGGGAGTTCGACATTCCGGACGGCGTCGCCACCTTCGGGCAGTATCCGGGCGCGGGCGACCCCGTCGTGGACGAGGACCACGTCGTCGTGACGCACACGACGCCGACGAAGCGGCCCGAACTCCTGTTGTACGACCTCGCGACCGACGAGTACGAGACGCTCGTCGCGGCCGAACACGGGCCCTTCGACCGCGCGGACTTCGCCGACGCGGAGTACTTCACCGTGGACTCGGACGGCGTTCCCGAGACGGCGGCCGAAGCGGTCGACCACGACCCCTCCGACGAACTCGAAATCGGCGCGTTGCTGTACGACTCCGGCGAGCGTCCCTCGCCGCTGGTGGTCAACCCCCACGGCGGCCCGCGCGGGCGCGACTCGATGCGCTTCGACATCTACACGCAGGTGCTGGCCGCGCAGGGCTTCTCCGTGCTGAAGGTGAACTACCGCGGGTCGACCGGCCGCGGCCGGGAGTTCGTCGAACGCCTCATCGAGGACTGGGGCGGCGCGGAGCAGGGCGACGTCGCCATCGCCGCCGAGGACGTCCTCTCTGAGTACGACTGGCTGGACGACGAGCGCGTGGTCGTCTTCGGCGGCTCCTACGGCGGCTACTCCGCGTACTGGCAACTCGTCCAGTACCCCGACCTCTACGACGCGGGCGTCGCCTGGATCGGTCTGACGGACCTCGAAGACATGTTCGAGAACACGATGCCCCACTACCGGACGGAAATCATGGAGAAGTACATGGGCACGCCCGAGGACAACCCCGACCTCTACGAGCAGCGCTCGCCGGTCACCCACGCCGACAACCTCGACGCACCACTGTTCGTCGTCCACGGCGTCAACGACCGCCGCGTGCCCGTCTCGCAGGCGCGCATCTTCCGGGAGCGCCTGGAAGACCTGGGATACGATGCCGGCGAGGACTTCGAGTACGAGGAACTCGGCGAGGAGGGCCACGCCTCCTCGGACCAGGAGCAGAAACTGCGGATGTTCCGGATGCTGACGGACTTCCTCGACCGCCGGGTCTGA
- the pyrE gene encoding orotate phosphoribosyltransferase — MDTQALIDALRDADAVRFGEFELSHGGTSNYYIDKYLFETSPDCLALIADAFAERVGDAKLGGVALGGVPLTAVTSVETGNPYVIARKQAKEYGTGNRIEGELTEGEEVVVLEDIATTGQSAIDAVEALREAGAVVDRVLVVVDREEGARENLAEHDVELESLLTASDLLADTDHVPE, encoded by the coding sequence ATGGACACGCAGGCGCTCATCGACGCGCTCCGGGACGCCGACGCCGTCCGCTTCGGGGAGTTCGAACTCTCCCACGGGGGCACGAGCAACTACTACATCGACAAGTACCTCTTCGAGACCAGCCCCGACTGCCTCGCGCTCATCGCCGACGCCTTCGCCGAACGGGTCGGCGACGCGAAACTCGGCGGTGTCGCCCTCGGCGGCGTCCCGCTGACGGCGGTCACCAGCGTCGAGACCGGCAACCCCTACGTCATCGCCCGCAAGCAGGCCAAGGAGTACGGCACGGGCAACCGCATCGAGGGCGAACTGACCGAGGGCGAGGAAGTCGTCGTGCTCGAGGACATCGCCACGACCGGGCAAAGCGCCATCGACGCCGTGGAAGCGCTGCGCGAGGCCGGCGCGGTGGTCGACCGCGTGCTGGTCGTCGTCGACCGCGAGGAGGGGGCACGGGAGAACCTGGCCGAACACGACGTCGAACTGGAGTCGCTTCTGACGGCCTCGGACCTGCTGGCGGACACCGACCACGTCCCCGAGTAG
- a CDS encoding glutathione S-transferase N-terminal domain-containing protein yields MPNLELYELEGCPYCAKVKKKLDELGLEYESHMVPRSHSQRTEVEEISGQTGVPVLVDPDHDIEGMPESDDIVEYLEQTYA; encoded by the coding sequence ATGCCGAACCTGGAACTGTACGAACTCGAAGGCTGTCCGTACTGCGCGAAGGTCAAGAAGAAACTGGACGAACTCGGACTGGAGTACGAGTCCCACATGGTCCCCCGGAGCCACAGCCAGCGCACCGAGGTCGAGGAGATAAGCGGCCAGACGGGCGTCCCCGTCCTGGTCGACCCCGACCACGACATCGAGGGGATGCCCGAGTCCGACGACATCGTCGAGTACCTCGAACAGACCTACGCCTGA
- a CDS encoding transcriptional regulator, which produces MSRSALVGNVTAMLEDAGFVVSERCAIRPKSFDVAARRGEDTLLVKILGNIDAFDARTGAEMRRLGEYLQATPLVIGLRTRDEELKPGVTYFRHGVPVLSPDTAMDLFVEEVPPLIYAAPGGLYVNIDSEVLADARQDRDWSLGRLAQELGVSRRTVSKYEDGMDASVEVASQLEELFDAPLTSPVEVLDGAEEVHEARETPEDPDVDPDDEPIVAVLTRVGYEVHPTDRAPFKTVSEDESDHDRVLTGHSTFTKTAEKRARIMSSVGLVTRTTSVYVVDEAPRDSVEGTALIEEDEMAGIEDRIDLRDLIMERAEEEGTA; this is translated from the coding sequence ATGTCCCGGTCCGCACTGGTCGGAAACGTCACCGCGATGCTCGAGGACGCTGGCTTCGTCGTCAGCGAGCGGTGCGCCATCCGTCCCAAGAGCTTCGACGTTGCCGCCCGCCGGGGCGAGGACACCTTGCTGGTGAAGATTCTCGGGAACATCGACGCCTTCGACGCCAGGACCGGTGCCGAGATGCGCCGCCTCGGGGAGTACCTCCAGGCGACGCCGCTGGTCATCGGTCTGCGGACCCGCGACGAGGAGCTCAAGCCGGGCGTGACCTACTTCAGACACGGCGTCCCGGTGCTGTCGCCCGACACCGCGATGGACCTCTTTGTCGAGGAGGTGCCGCCGCTCATCTACGCGGCCCCCGGCGGACTCTACGTCAACATCGACAGCGAGGTGCTGGCCGACGCTCGCCAGGACCGCGACTGGTCGCTGGGCCGGCTCGCCCAGGAACTGGGCGTCTCCCGGCGCACCGTCTCGAAGTACGAGGACGGCATGGATGCCAGCGTCGAGGTGGCGAGCCAGCTGGAGGAACTGTTCGACGCGCCCCTGACCTCGCCCGTCGAGGTGCTCGACGGGGCCGAGGAGGTCCACGAGGCCCGGGAGACGCCGGAGGACCCCGACGTCGACCCGGACGACGAGCCCATCGTCGCCGTGTTGACCCGCGTCGGCTACGAGGTCCACCCGACGGACCGCGCCCCCTTCAAGACCGTCAGCGAGGACGAGAGCGACCACGACCGCGTGCTCACCGGCCACTCGACGTTCACCAAGACGGCCGAGAAACGCGCCCGCATCATGTCCTCTGTCGGCCTCGTCACGCGGACGACCAGCGTCTACGTCGTCGACGAGGCACCGCGCGATTCCGTCGAAGGCACCGCCCTCATCGAGGAGGACGAGATGGCTGGCATCGAGGACCGCATCGACCTCCGCGACCTCATCATGGAGCGCGCGGAGGAAGAAGGCACGGCCTGA
- a CDS encoding tRNA(Ile)(2)-agmatinylcytidine synthase, with protein sequence MTLIGVDDTDSRELGMCTTYVAARLAERVREHGGHVERTLLVRLNPAVEHKTRGNAALAVHCDLPPDEALELAADALDRAATADPRTNPGAVVADARPETVPDAVADVARRAVREHVDLNDVRDVLETAGFETAERGMGRGLIGATAAVGAWAAFDEWTYECISYRERDRWGTDRDVDYDSLFAAADDGYPDVWDTVDRDEGAAVCVPRTPCPILHGIRGDDPDAVRAVAERIESEPVARRHTFVTNQGTDAHLRDGTIGDLQEGRAYRVTGTVASAPETREGGHVFVSLEGDGGELRCAAFEPTKRFRDRVRTLRVGDRVTVCGEVGDGTLKLEKFAVRDLVRTERVTPDCPDCGRSMKSAGANAGYRCRDCGTSADGKVERETEREIEEGWYEVPPVARRHIAKPLVRGGFDAPTHPEQ encoded by the coding sequence GTGACCCTCATCGGCGTCGACGACACCGACTCCCGCGAACTCGGGATGTGTACGACCTACGTCGCCGCGCGCCTGGCCGAGCGCGTCCGCGAGCACGGCGGCCACGTCGAGCGGACGCTGCTGGTCCGCCTCAACCCTGCCGTCGAGCACAAGACGCGGGGCAACGCCGCGCTCGCGGTCCACTGCGACCTGCCGCCCGACGAGGCGCTCGAACTCGCGGCGGACGCACTCGACCGCGCGGCAACGGCGGACCCGCGGACGAATCCGGGAGCCGTCGTCGCCGACGCTCGACCCGAAACGGTCCCCGACGCCGTCGCCGACGTTGCCCGACGAGCGGTCCGGGAGCACGTCGACCTGAACGACGTGCGGGACGTCCTCGAGACGGCCGGCTTCGAGACCGCCGAGCGCGGGATGGGACGGGGGCTGATTGGCGCGACCGCTGCCGTCGGTGCGTGGGCCGCCTTCGATGAGTGGACATACGAGTGCATCTCCTACCGCGAGCGCGACCGCTGGGGGACCGACCGCGATGTCGATTACGACTCGCTCTTTGCCGCGGCGGACGACGGCTATCCCGACGTCTGGGACACCGTCGACCGCGACGAGGGCGCGGCAGTCTGCGTCCCGCGGACGCCCTGCCCCATCCTCCACGGCATCCGTGGCGACGACCCCGATGCCGTCCGCGCGGTCGCCGAGCGCATCGAGAGCGAACCCGTCGCCCGCCGGCACACCTTCGTTACGAACCAGGGCACCGACGCCCACCTGCGGGACGGCACGATCGGCGACCTGCAGGAAGGCCGGGCCTACCGCGTGACCGGTACTGTCGCCAGCGCACCCGAAACGAGGGAGGGGGGACACGTCTTCGTTTCCCTCGAAGGAGACGGCGGCGAGTTACGCTGTGCGGCGTTCGAGCCGACGAAGCGCTTCCGCGACCGGGTGCGCACGCTGCGGGTCGGCGACCGCGTGACTGTCTGCGGCGAGGTGGGCGACGGGACGCTCAAACTGGAGAAGTTCGCCGTCCGCGACCTCGTGCGAACCGAACGGGTGACGCCGGACTGCCCCGACTGCGGCCGCTCGATGAAGTCGGCGGGCGCGAACGCTGGCTACCGCTGCCGGGACTGCGGGACGAGCGCCGACGGGAAAGTGGAGCGGGAGACCGAGCGGGAAATCGAGGAGGGGTGGTACGAGGTGCCGCCGGTGGCGCGGCGACACATCGCGAAGCCGCTGGTGCGTGGCGGGTTCGACGCGCCGACGCATCCGGAACAGTGA